A single Micromonospora sp. CCTCC AA 2012012 DNA region contains:
- a CDS encoding sigma-70 family RNA polymerase sigma factor, which translates to MHAVAAGWHGDMVRPEWMSRAQPQPRASRSGRGVDVRPVDRQNDPVTPRPAPGRHQAVSTEGTHSDQLIRLLYAEHAGPLLMFVMRLTGGDRQRAEDIVQETLLRAWRNAHRLGVQGQGSLRPWLVTVARRIAIDEHRSEQARPAETYDRDLTAFAEADSTDRVLRTMTVADALRTLSQSHREILVATYFRGRTVPEAAEELGLPLGTAKSRVYYALRALRTALQERGVTE; encoded by the coding sequence ATGCATGCGGTGGCGGCCGGCTGGCACGGCGACATGGTGAGGCCCGAGTGGATGTCCCGGGCCCAGCCGCAGCCCCGTGCGTCGAGGTCGGGACGGGGGGTCGACGTGCGCCCCGTCGATCGCCAGAATGACCCGGTGACGCCGCGACCGGCGCCCGGGCGGCACCAGGCGGTGTCCACTGAGGGCACTCACTCCGACCAGCTGATCCGGCTGCTCTACGCCGAGCACGCCGGCCCGCTGCTGATGTTCGTGATGCGGCTGACCGGTGGGGACCGGCAGCGCGCCGAGGACATCGTGCAGGAGACGCTGCTGCGGGCTTGGCGCAACGCGCACCGGCTGGGCGTCCAGGGTCAGGGGTCGTTGCGGCCCTGGCTGGTGACGGTGGCCCGGCGGATCGCCATCGACGAGCACCGCAGCGAGCAGGCCCGGCCGGCGGAGACGTACGACCGGGACCTCACGGCGTTCGCCGAGGCGGACAGCACGGACCGGGTGCTGCGCACGATGACGGTGGCGGATGCGCTGCGTACGCTGAGCCAGTCGCACCGGGAGATCCTGGTGGCGACGTACTTCCGGGGCCGGACGGTGCCGGAGGCGGCCGAGGAGCTGGGCCTTCCGCTCGGCACCGCCAAGTCGCGCGTCTACTACGCGCTGCGTGCGCTGCGCACGGCTCTGCAGGAGAGGGGGGTGACGGAATGA
- a CDS encoding anti-sigma factor family protein, which produces MSRADHMDVAAYALGVLDQEDTERFEEHLATCWACAAELETMVPVVGLLSGIDGESMTALEQTQTDPALLDRTLVAVRQHRRRSRVRQLLATAAAVVVFGGLSGVGFATVAGGGDEPLPQAEPTRSAPVDPATSKSSDPEDPGTGNGVGQEGELHNATDPGTGVKTSMWLASKEYGTKIDLQLTKLPGPRTCRLVVVRKNATTEVISTWSVPGGGYGTNTNQLPLELTASTSAGVDDIQKIQVQSVDVNGVASPLVTVADL; this is translated from the coding sequence ATGAGCCGGGCAGACCACATGGACGTCGCGGCGTACGCGCTGGGCGTCCTGGATCAGGAGGACACCGAACGGTTCGAGGAGCACCTGGCCACCTGCTGGGCGTGCGCGGCGGAGCTGGAGACGATGGTCCCGGTGGTGGGCCTGCTCTCCGGCATCGACGGTGAGTCGATGACCGCCCTGGAGCAGACCCAGACCGACCCGGCCCTGCTGGACCGGACGCTGGTGGCGGTGCGCCAGCACCGTCGGCGCAGCCGGGTGCGGCAGTTGCTGGCCACGGCGGCGGCGGTGGTGGTCTTCGGTGGCCTGAGCGGCGTCGGCTTCGCGACCGTCGCGGGTGGCGGCGACGAGCCGCTCCCGCAGGCCGAGCCGACCCGCTCCGCGCCGGTCGACCCGGCGACCAGCAAGTCCTCCGATCCGGAGGACCCGGGCACTGGCAACGGCGTCGGCCAGGAGGGCGAGCTGCACAACGCCACCGACCCGGGCACGGGGGTGAAGACCTCGATGTGGCTGGCCTCGAAGGAGTACGGCACGAAGATCGACCTTCAGCTCACCAAGCTGCCGGGGCCGCGTACCTGCCGGCTGGTGGTGGTCCGCAAGAACGCCACCACCGAGGTCATCTCGACGTGGTCGGTGCCGGGCGGTGGCTACGGGACGAACACCAACCAGTTGCCGCTGGAGCTGACCGCCTCCACCTCGGCCGGGGTGGACGACATCCAGAAGATCCAGGTGCAGTCGGTGGACGTCAACGGGGTGGCCAGCCCGTTGGTGACGGTGGCCGACCTGTAG
- a CDS encoding COG4315 family predicted lipoprotein, with the protein MAQLKRTVIVASAMVALTACAPAGYDGANSSAAEPVAVAAAEPTAAAEPEASATADAPSTEQAAPPADVQLTDQLVGKKLPRMGAVVTDQDGWVLYRFDKDSADPPSSNCVDKCAQVWPPALTDGNPQLQGVSDDKVGTVTRQDGTRQITIGGWPVYRYIGDKKPGQWKGQGVGGTWFVVDPNGKRNKTCLPSGTPKPVAPPASGDSGGGSSGYSY; encoded by the coding sequence GTGGCACAGCTGAAGCGAACCGTCATCGTCGCGAGCGCGATGGTCGCACTGACGGCCTGCGCACCCGCGGGTTACGACGGGGCGAACTCGAGCGCGGCCGAGCCGGTCGCCGTCGCCGCGGCCGAACCCACCGCGGCGGCCGAACCGGAGGCCTCCGCCACGGCGGACGCCCCGAGCACCGAACAGGCCGCACCCCCGGCCGACGTCCAGCTCACCGACCAGTTGGTCGGCAAGAAGCTGCCCCGGATGGGCGCGGTGGTCACCGACCAGGACGGTTGGGTCCTCTACCGCTTCGACAAGGACTCCGCCGACCCGCCGTCGTCCAACTGCGTCGACAAGTGCGCCCAGGTCTGGCCGCCCGCGCTGACCGACGGCAACCCGCAGCTGCAGGGCGTCTCCGACGACAAGGTCGGCACCGTCACCCGCCAGGACGGCACCCGGCAGATCACCATCGGCGGCTGGCCGGTCTACCGCTACATCGGCGACAAGAAGCCGGGCCAGTGGAAGGGCCAGGGCGTCGGCGGCACCTGGTTCGTGGTGGACCCGAACGGCAAGCGGAACAAGACCTGCCTGCCCAGCGGCACCCCCAAGCCGGTCGCCCCGCCCGCGTCGGGCGACTCGGGCGGCGGCAGCTCCGGCTACTCGTACTGA
- a CDS encoding DNA-3-methyladenine glycosylase family protein, producing MPLPAATRTLRPPAGYRLAASVRALTFSPHDPCARIAAGSFWWATRTPAGPATLALRPTAGDLIAEGYGPGAEWVVERADAVAGLRDDLTGFAELAAAHPLVARLAHEHRGLRMPATGQLFPRLLRAVFEQKVTGKEAYRAYAATIRHFRTPAPGPLQPLLLPPEAAAVAATPYWVFHPFGVEQRRADTLRRVAAVADRLERCVDTVEATRRLTAVPGIGPWTAAEVVRIAYGDPDAVSVGDYHVPNTVAWALAGEPRGDDARMLALLEPFRGHRGRVCLLLAAAGIQAPKYGPRAPIRSFARY from the coding sequence GTGCCCCTTCCCGCCGCCACCCGGACGCTGCGCCCACCGGCCGGCTACCGGCTGGCCGCCTCGGTGCGGGCCCTCACCTTCAGCCCGCACGACCCGTGCGCCCGGATCGCCGCCGGGAGCTTCTGGTGGGCCACCCGCACCCCCGCCGGGCCGGCCACCCTCGCGCTGCGGCCGACGGCCGGCGACCTGATCGCCGAGGGGTACGGGCCGGGCGCGGAGTGGGTGGTCGAGCGGGCCGACGCCGTCGCCGGGCTCCGCGACGACCTGACCGGCTTCGCCGAGCTGGCCGCCGCGCACCCGCTCGTCGCCCGGCTCGCCCACGAGCACCGGGGACTGCGGATGCCGGCCACCGGTCAGCTCTTCCCCCGGCTGCTGCGGGCGGTCTTCGAGCAGAAGGTCACCGGCAAGGAGGCCTACCGGGCGTACGCGGCGACCATCCGGCACTTCCGGACGCCGGCACCCGGTCCGTTGCAGCCGCTGCTGCTGCCGCCCGAGGCGGCGGCGGTGGCGGCCACGCCGTACTGGGTGTTCCACCCGTTCGGGGTGGAGCAGCGGCGGGCCGACACGCTGCGCCGGGTCGCCGCCGTCGCGGACCGGCTGGAACGCTGCGTGGACACCGTCGAGGCCACCCGCCGGCTGACCGCCGTGCCGGGCATCGGCCCGTGGACCGCCGCCGAGGTGGTGCGGATCGCGTACGGCGACCCGGACGCGGTCAGCGTCGGCGACTACCACGTCCCCAACACGGTGGCCTGGGCCCTCGCGGGTGAGCCGCGCGGCGACGACGCCCGGATGCTGGCCCTGCTGGAGCCGTTCCGGGGCCACCGCGGCCGGGTCTGCCTGCTGCTGGCCGCCGCCGGCATCCAGGCCCCGAAGTACGGCCCACGCGCCCCGATCCGCTCCTTCGCCCGTTACTGA
- a CDS encoding DUF1990 family protein: MEGVRTVPELTYPEVGATRAGPLPAGWRHVRHRVRLPDDSFGRAGDAVLGWRLHRAAGIRITADAPRAAPGVRVVSGLGVGPLRLAAPCRVVWAADDARQAGFGYGTLPGHPARGEEAFVVTRDDSGAVWFEVRAFSRPDRWFMRAAGPVGRAFQQAYAWWLGRVLRRLCAGQ, translated from the coding sequence GTGGAGGGGGTGCGGACCGTGCCGGAACTGACCTACCCGGAGGTGGGTGCGACCCGGGCCGGGCCGCTGCCGGCCGGCTGGCGGCACGTGCGGCACCGGGTCCGGCTGCCGGACGACAGCTTCGGCCGGGCGGGCGACGCCGTCCTCGGCTGGCGGCTGCACCGCGCGGCGGGCATCCGGATCACCGCCGATGCGCCCCGGGCCGCGCCCGGCGTCCGGGTGGTCTCCGGCCTCGGCGTCGGACCGCTGCGGCTCGCCGCCCCCTGCCGGGTCGTCTGGGCCGCCGACGACGCGCGGCAGGCCGGCTTCGGGTACGGCACGCTGCCCGGTCACCCGGCGCGCGGCGAGGAGGCCTTCGTGGTCACCCGCGACGACTCCGGCGCGGTCTGGTTCGAGGTACGCGCCTTCAGCCGCCCGGACCGCTGGTTCATGCGCGCCGCCGGCCCGGTCGGCCGCGCCTTCCAGCAGGCGTACGCGTGGTGGCTGGGTCGCGTCCTGCGCCGCCTCTGTGCCGGTCAGTAA
- a CDS encoding GNAT family N-acetyltransferase, producing MTDHLLIAPAGVADAGELLTVQRAAYLVEAQRYADPFLPPLTETLDEVRAALAGPAVVLVARLGHRLVGSVRATVDGDTAHVGRLSVAPDQQGRGVGARLLTAIEAACADRVARFTLFTGAESADNLRLYERHGYVPTGHRPSPAGPGLVDLVKTVSPARSGA from the coding sequence GTGACCGATCACCTGCTCATCGCCCCGGCCGGCGTCGCGGACGCGGGCGAACTCCTCACCGTGCAGCGCGCCGCCTACCTCGTCGAGGCGCAGCGGTACGCCGACCCGTTCCTGCCGCCGCTGACCGAGACCCTGGACGAGGTCCGCGCCGCGCTGGCCGGCCCGGCCGTCGTGCTCGTCGCCCGGCTCGGGCACCGGCTGGTCGGCTCGGTGCGCGCCACGGTCGACGGCGACACCGCGCACGTCGGCCGGCTCTCCGTCGCCCCCGACCAGCAGGGTCGCGGGGTCGGGGCCCGGCTGCTCACGGCGATCGAGGCCGCCTGCGCCGACCGGGTGGCCCGGTTCACCCTCTTCACCGGCGCGGAGAGCGCGGACAACCTGCGCCTGTACGAGCGGCACGGGTACGTGCCGACGGGGCACCGGCCGTCGCCGGCCGGCCCGGGCCTGGTCGACCTGGTGAAGACGGTCAGCCCTGCTCGCAGCGGCGCTTGA
- a CDS encoding SRPBCC family protein, with protein sequence MRFVESVEITADADRVWAVQTDVERWPEWTPTVTAARRLEPGPFTVGSSARMEQPRLRPAVWRVTEIDPPLVFVWESDSPGVHSRGEHRLLPLPDGRVRAELVMVQTGPLAGLFGLLGGRLLRSYLRQEAEGLKRRCEQG encoded by the coding sequence ATGCGATTCGTCGAGTCCGTCGAGATCACCGCCGACGCCGACCGGGTCTGGGCGGTGCAGACCGACGTGGAGCGCTGGCCCGAGTGGACGCCCACCGTCACCGCCGCCCGTCGGCTGGAGCCCGGGCCGTTCACCGTCGGCTCGTCGGCCCGGATGGAGCAGCCCCGGCTGCGCCCGGCGGTCTGGCGGGTGACCGAGATCGACCCGCCGCTTGTCTTCGTCTGGGAGTCCGACAGCCCGGGCGTGCACAGCCGGGGCGAGCACCGGCTGCTCCCGCTGCCCGACGGTCGGGTCCGCGCCGAGCTGGTGATGGTGCAGACCGGCCCGCTCGCCGGGCTCTTCGGGCTGCTCGGCGGCCGGCTGCTCCGCAGCTATCTGCGGCAGGAGGCCGAGGGGCTCAAGCGCCGCTGCGAGCAGGGCTGA